A single region of the Marinibacterium anthonyi genome encodes:
- a CDS encoding replication initiation protein RepC, with product MNHITTIARHPLTSGSAPYPTLPAGMERDGLIALIDAVAPILRLGNAALQTLRIMIAMTRPRAFKSGTAEPCCYASQQEIARKRGVTPARIRAHERELERMGLIERRTRANGARSQFSGCGIYFSAAIARVEELVALRDAREAERREHARLRGRISRHRRQLKEALRELERRESEVPVELKEAYDTWPGAAALLRIPLAVLKRLEQEAAEACAAARAPLHERTKTSGPPHENERGHTQDTKEDLKDVPERDRDHQLLGHEGSEQAPRSEHRGGRDPQASKEKGEKDAAFLALQTPARLYHLCSEDMQLHLDGRRDPGRSLQVRDFVDAADARARELGIGQCIWDCSRLEMGVNTATLCMIILDANSTRTWRPVQNPGAYLQAMVRAYTEDRLDLVGGLVGLGKRQASGSRG from the coding sequence TTGAACCACATCACCACAATTGCCAGGCACCCCCTGACCTCCGGGTCGGCGCCCTATCCCACCCTTCCCGCGGGCATGGAACGCGACGGCCTCATCGCCCTGATCGATGCCGTGGCCCCCATCCTCAGGCTGGGCAATGCTGCGCTCCAGACCCTGCGCATCATGATCGCCATGACCCGCCCGCGGGCGTTCAAGTCCGGCACCGCCGAACCCTGCTGTTACGCCAGCCAGCAGGAGATCGCCCGCAAGCGTGGCGTCACCCCGGCCCGCATCCGCGCCCACGAGCGCGAGTTGGAGCGTATGGGCCTGATCGAGCGCCGCACCAGGGCCAACGGGGCCCGCTCCCAGTTCTCGGGCTGCGGGATCTACTTCTCAGCCGCCATCGCAAGGGTCGAGGAGTTGGTGGCCCTGCGGGATGCGCGCGAGGCCGAACGGCGGGAACATGCCCGGCTGCGGGGGAGGATTAGCAGGCACAGGCGACAGCTGAAGGAAGCGCTGCGGGAGTTGGAACGCAGGGAAAGTGAAGTTCCAGTGGAGCTGAAAGAAGCCTACGATACCTGGCCAGGCGCGGCGGCGCTCCTGCGTATTCCCCTGGCCGTGCTGAAAAGGCTGGAGCAGGAAGCGGCTGAAGCGTGTGCGGCGGCCCGGGCGCCCCTCCACGAACGCACGAAAACGAGCGGTCCACCGCATGAAAACGAGCGGGGCCATACACAAGATACAAAGGAAGATCTGAAAGATGTACCGGAGCGCGACCGAGATCATCAGCTGTTAGGCCACGAGGGTTCCGAACAAGCGCCGCGTTCAGAGCATCGAGGCGGACGAGACCCCCAGGCCAGTAAAGAAAAGGGAGAGAAAGACGCAGCCTTCCTTGCCCTGCAGACACCCGCCCGGCTCTATCATCTCTGCTCCGAAGACATGCAGCTGCATCTCGACGGGAGGCGAGATCCGGGACGGAGCTTGCAGGTCCGGGACTTCGTGGATGCGGCAGATGCCAGAGCCAGGGAGCTCGGAATAGGTCAATGCATCTGGGATTGCTCGCGCCTGGAGATGGGTGTGAACACCGCGACCCTCTGCATGATCATCCTCGATGCCAATTCCACAAGGACATGGCGGCCCGTCCAAAACCCAGGCGCGTATCTTCAGGCGATGGTCCGGGCCTACACGGAAGACAGGCTCGATCTCGTCGGGGGACTTGTCGGGCTGGGGAAACGCCAAGCATCAGGATCGAGGGGGTAA